A region from the Panicum hallii strain FIL2 chromosome 1, PHallii_v3.1, whole genome shotgun sequence genome encodes:
- the LOC112872859 gene encoding uncharacterized protein LOC112872859 has product MLEAARGWLTPAVLFVAVNLVIATIAVASRLMPAAAPGDERRRLLLRAPSLAVDRLRASLSFSRLGLAADHAPLFDDAGAEPSSPLAPPATTGAGAPGDDGREAEREAARIERSRSEAAAEAAPASSNRRPRARRMRRAATEDPALAEARGAGRGEEPAVEVDARADDFIRQFREQLRLQRLDSILRYRDTLRRTGTA; this is encoded by the coding sequence atgctgGAGGCCGCGCGCGGGTGGCTGACGCCCGCAGTGCTGTTCGTGGCCGTGAACCTCGTCATCgccaccatcgccgtggcgtcCAGGCtgatgccggcggcggcgcccggggaCGAGCGGCGGAGACTCCTGCTGCGCGCGCCGTCGCTGGCCGTCGACCGCCTCCGCGCGTCGCTCAGCTTCTcccgcctcggcctcgccgcGGACCACGCGCCGCTCTTCGACGACGCCGGAGCGGAGCCGTCGTCCCCCCTGGCGCCACCGGCGACGACGGGGGCCGGGGCGCCGggggacgacggccgcgaggCCGAGCGCGAGGCGGCGCGCATCGAGAGGAGCCGGTCGGAGGCCGCCGCGGAGGCGGCGCCAGCTAGCAGTAACCGGCGTCCGCGGGCAAGGAGGATGCGGAGGGCGGCGACCGAGGATCCGGCGCTCGCGGAGGCGAGGGGCGCCGGGCGCGGCGAGGagccggcggtggaggtggaCGCGCGCGCGGACGACTTCATCCGGCAGTTCCGGGAGCAGCTCCGGCTGCAGCGCCTCGACTCCATCCTCCGCTACCGGGACACGCTCCGCCGCACCGGCACCGCCTAG
- the LOC112892129 gene encoding heterogeneous nuclear ribonucleoprotein A2 homolog 1-like — translation MAGYPEDNQHALNGYEEEEVDEEEGHPGRRGGRDGGSGYGDAGAEDGRGAGGDSSGKIFVGGVAWETTEETFSKHFEKYGAITDSVIMKDKHTKMPRGFGFVTFSDPSVIDKVLEDEHVIDGRTVEVKRTVPREEMTTKDGPKTRKIFIGGLPPSLTEDELKDHFSSYGKVVEHQIMLDHSTGRSRGFGFVTFESEDSVESVISEGRMRDLGGKQVEIKKAEPKKHGSDHSSNGRSSHGGGGGYRSSYRSGGAGSGSGGNSGGGAGGGGYGYGGAYRSGAAAGYGYDGGAGAGYGYGRGYGYGGNAGFGSGFGGGYGGSMYGGAYGAYGAYGGGAYGGGAYGGGAYGGGAYGGAPGGYGAGGYGGYGGAGGAGGAAGGSSGARGSSRYHPYGK, via the exons ATGGCGGGGTACCCGGAGGACAACCAGCACGCGCTGAACGGgtacgaggaggaggaggtcgacgaggaggagggccaCCCCGGGAGGCGGGGAGGCCGGGACGGGGGCTCCGGGTACGGCGATGCCGGCGCAGAGGACGGGAGGGGAGCCGGCGGCGACTCGTCTGG GAAGATTTTCGTCGGGGGCGTTGCTTGGGAGACGACTGAAG AAACGTTCTCCAAGCATTTTGAGAAGTATGGGGCAATAACTGATTCTGTAATTATGAAGGACAAGCATACTAAGATGCCTCGTGGATTTGGATTTGTTACATTTTCTGATCCATCTGTTATAGACAAGGTTTTGGAGGATGAGCACGTTATAGATGGCAGAACG GTTGAGGTCAAGAGGACAGTCCCTAGGGAAGAAATGACCACCAAAGATGGCCCCAAGACAAGAAAGATCTTCATTGGTGGGCTACCACCATCACTAACTGAAG ATGAGTTGAAGGATCACTTTTCCTCTTATGGTAAGGTGGTCGAACACCAGATAATGCTTGATCATAGCACTGGGCGTTCTAGAGGGTTTGGTTTTGTCACTTTTGAAAGCGAGGATTCTGTTGAAAGTGTCATATCAGAGGGGAGAATGCGTGATCTTGGTGGGAAGCAG gttgaaataaagaaggctgaACCAAAGAAGCATGGATCTGATCACAGTAGTAATGGTAGATCTAGCCacgggggtggtggtggttaCCGTAGTTCTTACCGTAGTGGTGGAGCTGGCAGCGGCAGCGGTGGCAACAGTGGTGgtggtgccggcggcggcggttatGGGTACGGTGGTGCTTATAGGTCTGGTGCTGCAGCAGGTTATGGATATGACGGTGGTGCAGGAGCAGGATATGGCTACGGCAGAGGGTATGGCTATGGAGGCAATGCTGGCTTTGGGTCTGGTTTTGGTGGTGGGTATGGTGGCTCCATGTACGGAGGCGCTTATGGTGCATATGGTGCCTACGGTGGTGGTGCTTATGGAGGGGGTGCATACGGAGGGGGTGCATATGGAGGTGGTGCCTATGGTGGTGCCCCAGGTGGCTATGGCGCTGGCGGATATGGTGGCTATGGGGGTGCTGGTGGAGCAGGTGGTGCTGCTGGCGGGAGTTCAGGTGCTCGAGGGTCTAGCAGGTATCATCCATATGGAAAATAA
- the LOC112892166 gene encoding uncharacterized protein LOC112892166 — translation MIFDRGTCYLWLSCIQKLKIHSHGKWTANRQCTAKSAYLARHQEDIIGLRTGGYGMAYKLQRPADFVISKPNLLTTLCSGVLYLYRFGGQYYLDWASRTSDAWCEFVITRLVDQPVGAFTGRKMKRS, via the exons ATGATATTTG ATCGTGGGACCTGCTATCTCTGGTTGAGCTGCATCCAGAAACTGAAGATTCATTCACATGGAAAGTGGACAGCTAATAGGCAATGCACGGCAAAGTCAGCTTATCTTGCCCGACACCAAG AAGACATCATTGGACTGCGGACTGGTGGATACGGCATGGCTTACAAGCTTCAGAGACCTGCAGACTTTGTAATCAGTAAGCCGAATCTTCTGACCACATTATGCTCAGGTGTTCTTTATCTGTACAGATTTGGTGGGCAATATTATCTAGACTGGGCTTCAAGAACATCAGACGCATGGTGTGAGTTTGTTATTACAAGATTGGTGGATCAACCTGTGGGTGCATTTACTGGCAGGAAAATGAAAAGGTCTTGA
- the LOC112892143 gene encoding reticulocalbin-1, with amino-acid sequence MAKPAAAAATRKPSAAPTLALTLALALASAGLLFLLLRLSPSSPSPTPHPHRRLRLRDRAHAHEHHQIPFDPVVADLERRLEDREWERLAAAGLHAPGMEAAPVPEDLSDGEDYINDAARFNVTSRVEELFPRIDVGPADGAVTGDELAAWNLANARREVLHRTARELELHDRDHDGRLAFGEYERPSWAWRFDDHNSTNDVVGWWKEEHFSAADMDDDGFLNLTEFNDFLHPADTANPKLIHWLCKEEVRERDKDNDGKLNFQEFFSGLFYSIRHYDDEGITDDTGGSDAPAKKSFSHLDLDNDGLLTADELKPIIDNLHPSEHFYAKQQADYVISQADTNKDGQLSMKEMIENPYVFYNALFTENDYGFHDELR; translated from the exons ATGGcgaagccggcggcggcggcggcgacgaggaagCCCTCGGCGGCGCCCACCCTCGCGCTGACACTGGCCCTGGCGCTCGCCTCCGCgggcctcctcttcctcctgctccgccTCTCGCCGTCCTCCCCGTCCCCCACCCCGCAcccgcaccgccgcctccgcctccgtgaccgcgcacacgcgcacgagcaccaCCAGATCCCGTTCGACCCCGTCGTCGCGGACCTCGAGCGCCGCCTCGAGGACCGCGAGTGGGagcgcctcgccgccgcggggCTGCACGCGCCGGGCATGGAGGCGGCGCCCGTCCCGGAGGACCTCTCCGACGGCGAGGACTACATCAACGACGCCGCGCGGTTCAACGTCACGAGCCGCGTGGAGGAGCTGTTCCCGAGGATCGACGTGGGCCCCGCTGACGGCGCCGTCACGGGCGACGAGCTGGCCGCGTGGAACCTCGCGAACGCGCGGCGGGAGGTGCTGCACCGCACCGCGAGGGAGCTCGAGCTGCACGACCGGGACCACGACGGCCGCCTCGCCTTCGGCGAGTACGAGCGGCCCAGCTGGGCCTGGCGTTTCGACG ATCATAACTCAACCAATGATGTGGTCGGATGGTGGAAGGAGGAGCATTTCAGTGCCGCAGATATGGATGATGACGGCTTCCTAAATCTGACTGAGTTTAATGA CTTTTTACATCCAGCTGATACTGCCAACCCAAAGCTAATACATTGGTTGTGCAAAGAAGAAGTCAG GGAAAGAGATAAAGACAATGATGGAAAGCTCAATTTTCAAGAGTTCTTCAGTGGATTATTTTACTCGATTCGACATTATGATGATGAAGGCATAACAGATGACACCGGTGGCTCTGATGCACCAGCTAAGAAGTCTTTTTCACACCTTGATCTGGATAATGATGG GCTGTTAACAGCCGATGAACTAAAGCCTATAATTGATAATCTCCACCCTTCAGAACACTTCTATGCCAAGCAACAAGCTGACTACGTAATATCGCAG GCTGACACAAACAAAGACGGACAGTTGAGCATGAAAGAGATGATTGAGAACCCCTATGTCTTCTACAATGCTTTATTCACAGAAAATGATTATGGGTTTCATGACGAGCTCCGTTAG
- the LOC112892121 gene encoding cytochrome P450 711A1-like, protein METATSCNGAPEAGLVAHQSVPVLVLISFMSLFSAFLIYFYAPFWLVRRVPGPPTRFPVGHLHLLAKSGPDVFRAIAKEYGPIFRFHMGRQPLVIVANAELCKEVGIKKFKDIRNRSTPPPTIGSLHQDALFLTRDSTWSAMRNTVIPLYQPARLARLIPVMQSYVDALVANIAGCPDQDCIPFCQLSLRMAIDIIGKTAFGIEFGLSKNSAGSSCGSETDGGEGDDDVREFLKEYKRSMEFIKMDLSSSLSTILGLFLPCAQTPCRRLLRRVPGTADYKMDENERRLCRRIDAIIAGRRRDRAARRRGGDGDADAAARSAPLDFIAALLDAMENGGGGGKDSALEDRHVRALAYEHLIAGTKTTAFTLSSVVYLVSCHPRVEEKLLRELDGLAPPRGRAPTADELQSRFPYLDQVIKEAMRFHLVSPLIARQTSERVEIGGYVLPKGAYVWLAPGVLARDAAQFPEPEEFRPERFAAEAAEERARHPYAHIPFGVGPRACIGHKFALQQVKLAVVELYRRYVFRHSPAMESPIQFDFDLVLAFRHGVKLRAIRRE, encoded by the exons ATGGAGACTGCAACCAGTTGCAATGGTGCACCCGAAGCTGGTCTTGTCGCGCACCAAAGCGTACCTGTTCTTGTGCTCATATCTTTTATGTCTCTGTTCAGCGCATTTCTGATATACTTCTATGCACCCTTCTGGCTTGTGAGGAGAGTTCCGGGTCCACCAACCAGGTTCCCAGTAGGCCATCTTCATCTTCTTGCCAAGAGTGGACCTGATGTCTTTCGTGCGATTGCAAAGGAGTATGGTCCAATCTTCAG GTTTCACATGGGAAGGCAGCCACTGGTGATTGTGGCCAATGCCGAGCTGTGCAAGGAGGTTGGCATCAAGAAGTTCAAGGACATCCGCAACAGGAGCACCCCGCCGCCGACCATCGGCTCCCTGCACCAGGACGCCCTCTTCCTCACCAG GGACTCGACATGGTCGGCGATGAGGAACACGGTGATCCCGCTCTACCAACCGGCACGGCTTGCCAGGCTCATCCCGGTGATGCAGTCTTACGTGGATGCGCTGGTGGCTAACATCGCCGGCTGCCCAGACCAGGACTGCATCCCCTTCTGCCAGCTCTCGCTGCGGATGGCCATCGACATCATCGGCAAGACGGCCTTCGGCATCGAGTTCGGCCTGTCAAAGAATTCCGCGGGCAGCAGTTGCGGCAGCGAGACCGACGGTGGAGAGGGCGACGACGACGTCAGGGAGttcctgaaggagtacaagcgGTCCATGGAGTTCATCAAGATGGACCTGTCGAGCTCGCTGTCCACCATCCTCGGCCTCTTCCTCCCGTGCGCCCAGACGCCGTGCAGGCGGCTGCTGCGCCGGGTGCCCGGCACGGCGGACTACAAGATGGACGAGAACGAGCGCCGGCTGTGCCGCCGCATCGACGCAATCATagctggccggcggcgagaccgGGCCGCGCGCCGGCGTGGCGGTGAcggcgacgccgacgccgccgctcGGTCCGCCCCGCTGGACTTCATCGCGGCGCTGCTGGACGCGATGGAgaacggcggtggcggcgggaagGACTCCGCGCTGGAGGACAGGCACGTCCGCGCGCTGGCGTACGAGCACCTCATCGCCGGGACGAAGACGACGGCGTTCACGCTGTCGTCGGTGGTGTACCTGGTGTCGTGCCACCCGCGCGTGGAGGAGAAGCTGCTCCGGGAGCTGGACGGcctcgcgccgccgcgcgggcgcgcgccGACCGCCGACGAGCTCCAGAGCAGGTTCCCCTACCTCGACCAGGTCATCAAGGAGGCCATGCGGTTCCACCTCGTGTCGCCGCTCATCGCCAGGCAGACCTCCGAGCGCGTAGAGATCGGCGGCTACGTCCTCCCAAAG GGCGCGTACGTGTGGCTGGCGCCGGGGGTGCTGGCCCGGGACGCGGCGCAGTTCCCGGAGCCGGAGGAGTTCCGCCCGGAGCGgttcgcggcggaggcggcggaggagcgggcgcGGCACCCATACGCGCACATCCCGTTCGGCGTCGGGCCGAGGGCGTGCATCGGGCACAAGTTCGCGCTGCAGCAGGTGAAGCTCGCCGTGGTGGAGCTCTACCGCCGGTACGTGTTCCGGCACTCGCCGGCCATGGAGTCGCCCATCCAGTTCGACTTCGACCTCGTCCTCGCCTTCCGCCACGGCGTCAAGCTCAGGGCCATCAGGAGGGAGTGA